Within the Streptomyces vilmorinianum genome, the region GCAAGGTGTTGAGCTCCGCGCAGCCGGCGACCGCCTGGCCGGCCAGGACGAGCAGGAATCCGGTGCCGAAGGCCAGGGTCAGCCCGTTCTCGCGCAGGAACCGCGTGCCCGCCCTCACCGCTGCAGCAGCCCTACGGTGAAGGCGTGGGCGAGGCCGCCGCAGAGCACGACCAGGCAGAGGACGAAGAGCGCACGCACGGTCAGTCCCCCTTCACGGCACAGCGGTCCGGCCGCCCGGGCCGAGGTGTGCAGCCGGCCGCGGTGATCTTCCAGCCGTCCGGGAAGGACGCCAGGTAGAGGTGTCCCGCGCCGAGCACGACACGGGCCTGGGAGCCGAAGACATCCGTCCGCACCGGAACGGTGGGGCTCGGCGGTTCGATCCGCAGCTCGGCCAGCGCGGTGGCGCACGGCTCCTGTTCCTCCAGCTCCTCGCGGGTGCTCGGCGCCAGGGCGTCACAGGCCCGGCTCGGGTCCGGGGCGTGCAGCTCCGCCACGAAGGCCAGGGCCGCCGCCTCGGCGGATCGGGCCCGGCCTTCGACTCCGGCGCATCCCACGAGCCCCACGAGCAGCGCGGCCGAGAGCGGAGCGGCGGTGATCAGACGCATGAGCGGAGCATGCAGGGGCGGCGCACCGACCGGGCGCGGGCCCGGTCCGACACGCGGCGGATTGGCCCGTAGAGCCCACTGGAGCGCCGGTACGGCCCGAGCGCCGTCCCCGCCGCGGCGCTCGTAGGCTGATCCACTCGTACGACCGCGCTCTCCACTCTCCGGAAAGGCCGTCACATGCCCGTCATCGCCCTGCTGTCACCCGAGCCGAGTCCGGGCCGGTCCGCCCTGGGACGCCTCGCGGCCGCCGTCACCGGTGTCCTCGGGATCCCCGCGGAGGACTGCTGGGTGACGTGGCAGCAGATCGATCCCGACGCGGTGCACCGCCCCGAGTGGCAGGGCTCGGGGCCGTACTCCCCCGTGGGCTTCCTCACCTGCGAGGAGTCCTGGTCGTCGGAGACCGTCGAGCTGCTGCTGCGGGCGGTGCGCGAGGAGTTGGGCGAGGTGTCCCTCGCGGTCCGCCGCGGCGATCCGGGCGAGCTGCTGATCCGGGGGAACGCCGCGGCCGATGTCGTCGCGCGTCCGGTGGGGCGGGTGGTCGGCGGTCGTGGCGAGGTCTACGACGACGCCTGGGGGGAGGTGTCCGCGGTGATCCGTCTGGACGGGGCGCGGTTCACTGAAGACGCGCTGGCCGGCCTCGACGCCTTCTCGCACCTTGAGGTGGTCTACCACTTCGACCGGGTGCCGCCCGAGAAGATCGAGACCGGCGCCCGCCACCCGCGCGGCAACACCGACTGGCCGCGGGCCGGCATCTTCGCCCAGCGCGGCAAGAACCGTCCCAACCGGATCGGCGTCTCGCGTTGCCGGCTGGTCGGGACCGAAGGGCTCGACGTCCATGTGACCGGTCTCGACGCGGTGGACGGCACCCCGGTCCTCGACATCAAGCCGTACATGGCCGAGTTCGGCCCGATCGGCGAGGTGACCCAGCCGGCCTGGGCCACCGAGATCATGCGCCGGTACTACTGACGCGGCTCGGGCGGCGCGGGCGGCCCGGCCTCGGGTGAGGCCGCCCGCAGGTCGGCCAGGAGCTCCGCCTGGCCGGCCAGTACCCCGGACAGGATCGCCCGGGCCACCTTCAGCAGCTCCGCGACCCGCGGATCGGTCAGGGCGTAGTGGACCGTCGAGCCCTCGCGGCGGGTGACGACGAGGTTGGCCCGGCGCAGCACGGCGAGTTGCTGGGAGAGATGGGCCGGCTCGACGGCCACGACGGGCAGCATCTCGGCGACGGCGTGCTCCCGCTCGCTCAGCAGTTCCAGGACCCGGATGCGTACCGGATGCCCCAGGGTTTTGAAGAACTCCGCCTTCAGCTGGTACAGCGGCGCGCTCACAGAGCCACCCCTCCGCGCGCGCGGCCCGCCGTAGGGGCGCACGACCACCGTCGCGCCGACACCGTGCTTCGCATCCACCTGGACCTCTGTTCCATGGGGATATCCTCGCGCCCTCACTGTCGGGTGGTGACGCGGGGTGGGGACGGGGAGTTCACCTGCCGGGCCACTCGTCGCTGCACCACTCGCGCTGCCGCCGCTGTTCGCCGTGGCTGTGGTGGGCGGCGAGCGCCGCGGGCAGGTCGCAGTGGACGGGGATCAAGGGGTGGTCGCCCGTGGGGACGAGGGAGCCGTCGGCGGGGATCGCGGCGAGTTCGAGGCTGCGGCCCTCGGCGGCGAGACGGCGGGCCGCGTCGGCGACGGCGAGCTGGCCGCCGGCCGACCAGCCGCGCAGGCTCGTGAGATCGAGGATGACCGGCCCGGCGCCGCGCGCCAGGGCCCACCCGACCGCGCCGGTGAAACGCCCCACGGCCTCGGCTCCCAGGAATCCGGCCAGGGACAGAACGCCCAGGTCCTGCTGGATGGTGTAGCGCCACTCGATCGTCATCGCGGTTCTCTCGTGCTCGTGTGCGTGCTCGTGCTCGTGTGCGTGCTCGTGCTCGTGTGCGTGCTCGTGTCCGTGTCGGTGTCCGCCGGCCCGGCCGTCACGCGGACACCCCCGTGCCCAGGCGGTAGCCGCTCACCGTCTGCGGCGTGATGCGCAGCAGCGTGTCGTGCGGCCCGTACGCCCAGCCGGGCAGGGTCCGCAGGTAGTGCGCCGCCTCGGCGGGGTTGTCCACGAGTTCGGCCGGCCCGGTGACGGTCACGCTCCAGCCGGTGCCGGCGGGCAGCCGGATCTCGTCCGCCTCGTAGCTCAGCGGACCCCGCCCGGTCACGAGATCGGCCTGTATCGGGGCCCGTACGATCAGCCGGCCGTACTCCAGCACGTGCACGGCGGGGCGCAGGACGGGCTGTTCGCGGCGGGGGCAGAGCAGGCGGCCGTGCGTGGCGCCTTCGAGCAGCCAGAGCGCTTCCGTGCCCGTGACGTCGACCATGCGGCGGCGGGTGGGGTGGGTCATCGTGCGGCTTCCTGGGCGGTGTGGGTCTTGTTCGGGGCGGGGAGGGCGGGGAGGACGCCGGTGCCCTGGAGGTGGGCGCGGGCTCCCGCGATGGCCTCGGGGGTCGTGGCGTACTCGCGGCCCTCCAGGCGCAGCAGGTCCAGCGCGCCGACGGATTCGAGCACCTGCCGCTGACCGGGCCGTATGCCGGAGGTCATGACGGCGATGCCGCGGCGGTCGAGCTTCTCCACCGCGTCCTTGAGGACGAGGGCGCCCGTGGCGTCCATCGTGGTGATCCGGGACATCCGCAGGATGACGACGCGGACGTCGGCGACCTCGGTGAGTTCGAGGAGGAAGCGGTGGGCCGCGGCGAAGAACAGCGGGCCGTCGATCCGGTAGGCGACGATGTGCTCGGCGAGCAGGGCGTGTTCCTCGTCGCTGTGCTCGCCCGGCAGGTCGGGCCGGAAGTCCACCTGGTCCATCCGTGCCTGCTTGGCCACGGCCCGCAGGGCGAGGGCGCCCGCGACGACGAGGCCGATGATCACCGCGTAGACGAGATCGAGGGCGAGGGTGGCGACGGCGGTCAGGACGAGGACGACTCCGTCGGCGCGCGTGGCCTTGGCCATCGCCCGCAGCGCGCCCACCTCGACCATGCGGATCGCGGTGGCGAGCAGCACGCCGGCGAGGGCGGCGAGCGGGATCTTCGACACGAGCGGCGCGGCGGCGAAGACGATGACGGCGAGGATCGCGGCGTGGGTGAGGGCGGCCAGCCGGGAGGAGGCGCCGGTACGGACGTTGACGGCGGTACGGGCGATGGCCGCGGTCGCGGGGACGCCGCCGAACAGCGGGGCGGCCAGGTTCGCCACGCCCTGGCCGAACAACTCCCGGTCCGGGTCGTGCTGCTGGCCGACGGTCATGCCGTCGGCGACCGTGGCCGACAGCAGCGACTCCAGCGCCGCCAGGGCGGCGACGGCCACGGCGGGCGCGAGCAGCGAGCCGAGCGCGGAGAGGTCGAGGAAGCCGAGGGACGGCGCGGGGAGGCCGGACGGCAGGTCCCCGATCGGCGCGGCGGCGTCGAGGTGGAACGCCTGAGCCACGACGGTCGCGGCGATCACCGCGACGATCGAGAACGGGATCGTCGGCCTCCACCGGGCCCCGAGCAGCATGACCAGCGCGACGCCGGCGGCGAGGGCGAGCGCCGTCCAGTTCGGGGTGCGTACGAACTCCTCG harbors:
- a CDS encoding SAM-dependent methyltransferase, with translation MIRGNAAADVVARPVGRVVGGRGEVYDDAWGEVSAVIRLDGARFTEDALAGLDAFSHLEVVYHFDRVPPEKIETGARHPRGNTDWPRAGIFAQRGKNRPNRIGVSRCRLVGTEGLDVHVTGLDAVDGTPVLDIKPYMAEFGPIGEVTQPAWATEIMRRYY
- a CDS encoding ArsR/SmtB family transcription factor, which gives rise to MSAPLYQLKAEFFKTLGHPVRIRVLELLSEREHAVAEMLPVVAVEPAHLSQQLAVLRRANLVVTRREGSTVHYALTDPRVAELLKVARAILSGVLAGQAELLADLRAASPEAGPPAPPEPRQ
- a CDS encoding anti-sigma factor antagonist; translated protein: MTIEWRYTIQQDLGVLSLAGFLGAEAVGRFTGAVGWALARGAGPVILDLTSLRGWSAGGQLAVADAARRLAAEGRSLELAAIPADGSLVPTGDHPLIPVHCDLPAALAAHHSHGEQRRQREWCSDEWPGR
- a CDS encoding pyridoxamine 5'-phosphate oxidase family protein, with translation MTHPTRRRMVDVTGTEALWLLEGATHGRLLCPRREQPVLRPAVHVLEYGRLIVRAPIQADLVTGRGPLSYEADEIRLPAGTGWSVTVTGPAELVDNPAEAAHYLRTLPGWAYGPHDTLLRITPQTVSGYRLGTGVSA
- a CDS encoding SulP family inorganic anion transporter, which produces MARNPRRDLLAGLTVAIVALPLALGFGVSSGLGAQAGLATAVVAGALAALFGGSNLQVSGPTGAMTVVLVPIVAQYGPGGVLTVGLLAGLLLIALALARAGTYMRYIPAPVVEGFTFGIACVIFLQQVPNALGVAKPEGERVLVVTWRAVEEFVRTPNWTALALAAGVALVMLLGARWRPTIPFSIVAVIAATVVAQAFHLDAAAPIGDLPSGLPAPSLGFLDLSALGSLLAPAVAVAALAALESLLSATVADGMTVGQQHDPDRELFGQGVANLAAPLFGGVPATAAIARTAVNVRTGASSRLAALTHAAILAVIVFAAAPLVSKIPLAALAGVLLATAIRMVEVGALRAMAKATRADGVVLVLTAVATLALDLVYAVIIGLVVAGALALRAVAKQARMDQVDFRPDLPGEHSDEEHALLAEHIVAYRIDGPLFFAAAHRFLLELTEVADVRVVILRMSRITTMDATGALVLKDAVEKLDRRGIAVMTSGIRPGQRQVLESVGALDLLRLEGREYATTPEAIAGARAHLQGTGVLPALPAPNKTHTAQEAAR